In a genomic window of Ranitomeya imitator isolate aRanImi1 chromosome 5, aRanImi1.pri, whole genome shotgun sequence:
- the LOC138637987 gene encoding uncharacterized protein: MYMELRQNPEKFYNYLRMRQEHFDVLLEKVGDVIQRQDTRMRSSITPAERLMVTLRFLATGESLTSLHYQFRLGISTISGIVKVTCQAIWDTLHTEYIPQPTRDIWLQNAEQFEKVCHFPNCLGAVDGKHIRIAKPAGTGSEYYNYKKYFSIVLMAIADANCKFLAVDIGAYGRSNDSQVFKTSPMGRCLYGDTYDFPLVRPLPGTTGPPMLYVCVGDDAFQLFPHLLKPYSSRNLTRTKKVFNYRLTRARRVVECAFGILTSKWRVLLTAITLHIRTVDEVVKACVIFHNYVLSKEPVSVDDEDLETTLWDYHSSSVRFAGSVTRMRDNFAEYFVSPVGMVPWQDNIV; encoded by the exons ATGTACATGGAGTTACGGCAGAACCCGGAGAAATTCTATAATTATCTTCGGATGAGGCAGGAGCACTTTGATGTGTTGCTGGAAAAAGtcggggatgtcatccaaaggcaggacacacgcatgaggtcttccattacaccggcggagcggctgatggtgaccctgcg CTTCTTGGCTACAGGAGAATCTCTAACGTCACTACACTACCAGTTTCGACTTGGAATATCGACCATTTCCGGAATAGTGAAAGTGACCTGCCAGGCGATATGGGATACCTTGcacacggagtacattccacaaccaACAAGGGACATCTGGCTGCAGAATGCAGAACAGTTTGAAAAAGTGTGTCATTTCCCTAATTGCTTGGGGGCAGTCgatgggaaacacatccgtatagcaaaaccggcaggaacaggctcgGAGTActacaactacaagaagtacttttctatcgtactcatggccatagcagatgccaactgcaaatttctggctgtggacattggagcctatggacggtccaacgactcccaagtgttcaaAACTTCACCGATGGGCCGTTGTTTGTATGGCGATACATACGACTTTCCACTAGtcagaccactcccgggaacaacaGGACCACCTATGCTGTATGTCTGTGTGGGTGATGACGCCTTTCAGTTGTTCCCACATCTCCTCAAACCGTACTCAAGCCGAAACTTGACCAGAACGAAAAAAGTGTTCAATTATCGCTTAACAagagcaagaagagtggtggaGTGTGCATTCGGCATTCTCACTTCAAAGTGGCGCGTACTGCTCACCGCCATAACTCTGCACATACGAACTGTGGATGAGGTTGTGAAGGCCTGCGTGATTTTCCATAACTATGTACTTTCCAAGGAGCCCGTTTCCGTGGATGATGAGGATTTGGAGACCACCCTGTGGGATTACCATAGCAGCTCTGTACGTTTTGCCGGTTCTGTTACCAGAATGAGGGACAACTTTGCTGAGTATTTTGTTTCACCTGTGGGTATGGTGCCCTGGCAAGATAACATTGTGTGa